One Streptomyces fagopyri DNA window includes the following coding sequences:
- a CDS encoding FtsK/SpoIIIE domain-containing protein → MTDTAVPANTEHTGTPVPAVPKQPGTPVPAASPKAGRRLRTGDLRRVVVEAREHATYRALVRHGAYVLGGTRVLTRRAWEARTTAMHSRMMRAAEIAGNEELVRQWEQRAYAYRFARHKRRMDILQMMLNAPKAIGSAVLTGAGVLFVLGLMLAGYNHDVRDVLTPLATVVEFVGWVAFIAGVLWEPLLYSLPLLALAGVWAVGRHRQTAPSWALPTGGDERDIVPDEGAILRALGNLGIAPLNKAIKDGWQPRWEQPTTRSGNGWHTQLQLPMGVTVEMINQKKKVLAHNLLRKPVEVWPTEPPRQPGTLDLWVADQGSLSGMVPPWPLLTEGTVDYFKGVPVAVSQRGEPIIGKLMAANYMVGGIMGSGKSSLVIALLLGAILDPLVIVEAYVMAYNTDYDPLRPRLRKLVKGDDDEDIEAALRALRNLRDEVTLRGKLLEELGDGATKVTRELALKDPRMRPKVVVFDECHELFMHKEYGKEAAELAIKVMKKARKTAITLVWVTVSPTADSLPRDVTRNTSHRVAFAVGDHVANDGLLGSGKHKAGVTATTLIPGEDVGTAVTVGFSSKPFEVVRAHYVARDPDKGIDEVTPVVTRAMGLYEGGTAVDEPTFQPADPLADVAAVLGNEVRVLAVEVLHRLAARNPEAYGSWGPTDLKRALEPFGAEQYKSNGVMVVARDRVQDAVLERLAEDVDDYDDE, encoded by the coding sequence ATGACGGACACCGCCGTACCCGCCAACACCGAGCACACGGGTACACCCGTACCCGCCGTACCTAAGCAGCCGGGTACACCCGTACCCGCAGCCTCGCCGAAGGCCGGCCGCAGGCTCCGCACCGGCGACCTCCGCCGGGTCGTCGTCGAGGCCCGCGAACACGCCACGTACCGCGCCCTGGTACGCCACGGCGCCTACGTACTCGGGGGTACCCGCGTCCTCACCCGCCGCGCGTGGGAGGCCCGCACCACCGCCATGCACTCGCGCATGATGCGCGCCGCGGAGATCGCCGGGAACGAGGAACTCGTACGGCAGTGGGAGCAGCGCGCGTACGCGTACCGGTTCGCCCGCCACAAGCGGCGCATGGACATCCTTCAGATGATGCTCAACGCCCCGAAGGCCATCGGCTCCGCCGTACTCACCGGGGCCGGCGTCCTGTTCGTCCTCGGTCTCATGCTGGCCGGGTACAACCACGACGTCCGCGACGTCCTCACCCCGCTCGCCACGGTCGTCGAGTTCGTCGGATGGGTCGCGTTCATCGCCGGGGTGCTGTGGGAGCCGCTCCTCTACTCCCTGCCGCTCCTCGCCCTCGCCGGGGTGTGGGCCGTCGGCCGACACCGGCAGACCGCACCGTCGTGGGCCCTGCCCACGGGAGGCGACGAGCGGGACATCGTGCCTGATGAGGGCGCCATCCTCCGCGCGCTCGGCAACCTCGGCATCGCCCCGCTGAACAAGGCCATCAAGGACGGATGGCAGCCGCGTTGGGAGCAGCCGACCACCCGGTCCGGGAACGGCTGGCACACGCAGTTGCAGCTCCCGATGGGCGTCACCGTCGAGATGATCAACCAGAAGAAGAAGGTGCTCGCCCACAACCTGCTCAGGAAGCCCGTCGAGGTCTGGCCGACCGAGCCCCCGCGCCAGCCCGGCACCCTCGACCTGTGGGTCGCCGACCAGGGCTCCCTCTCCGGGATGGTGCCCCCGTGGCCGCTGCTCACCGAGGGCACCGTCGACTACTTCAAGGGCGTGCCCGTCGCGGTGTCGCAGCGCGGCGAGCCGATCATCGGCAAGCTGATGGCCGCGAACTACATGGTCGGCGGCATCATGGGTTCGGGTAAGTCCTCGCTGGTCATCGCCCTGCTGCTCGGCGCGATCCTCGACCCGCTCGTCATCGTCGAGGCGTACGTCATGGCGTACAACACCGACTACGACCCGCTGCGCCCGCGGCTGCGGAAGCTGGTCAAGGGCGACGACGACGAGGACATCGAGGCCGCGCTGAGGGCACTGCGGAACCTGCGCGACGAGGTGACCCTCCGCGGCAAGCTGCTGGAGGAACTCGGCGACGGGGCAACGAAGGTGACGCGCGAGCTGGCGCTGAAGGACCCGCGGATGCGGCCGAAGGTTGTCGTCTTCGACGAGTGCCACGAGCTGTTCATGCACAAGGAGTACGGGAAAGAGGCCGCTGAGCTGGCCATCAAGGTGATGAAGAAGGCCAGGAAGACGGCCATCACCCTGGTGTGGGTCACGGTCTCCCCGACCGCGGACAGCCTGCCGCGCGACGTCACCCGCAACACCTCGCACCGTGTGGCGTTCGCGGTCGGCGACCACGTGGCGAACGATGGGCTCCTCGGCTCCGGGAAGCACAAGGCCGGCGTGACCGCGACGACGCTGATCCCGGGCGAGGACGTCGGCACGGCCGTGACCGTGGGGTTCAGCAGCAAGCCGTTCGAGGTGGTCCGTGCCCACTACGTGGCCCGTGACCCCGACAAGGGCATCGACGAGGTGACCCCGGTCGTCACGCGGGCGATGGGCCTGTACGAGGGCGGGACGGCCGTCGACGAGCCGACGTTCCAGCCGGCCGACCCGCTCGCCGACGTCGCCGCGGTCCTCGGCAACGAGGTGCGCGTCCTCGCGGTGGAGGTGCTGCACCGGCTCGCGGCCCGCAACCCGGAGGCGTACGGAAGCTGGGGGCCGACGGACCTGAAGCGCGCCCTGGAGCCGTTCGGGGCGGAGCAGTACAAGAGCAACGGCGTGATGGTCGTCGCCCGTGACCGCGTCCAGGACGCCGTGCTGGAGCGTCTCGCCGAGGACGTTGACGACTACGACGACGAGTGA
- a CDS encoding site-specific integrase, translated as MSQSSEIAVRRNDPAETLDNTTPPLSGAAREALAAGTADSTRRAYSSDWSEFTTWCATNGRPPLPASPETVVEYVAALTTTPRPRTGRPYSPSSIERAIAAIRTAHTAADVAPPSTKGARIILRGYRDRLARAKDPAAKTRKAQPAVPTALRAMLDTLDRDTLQGKRDAALLLLGFATAARVSELVALDLADVPETDNGIEASVYRRKVKAFSDTAVPFGSNPSTCPVRAVRALREALAEAGRTEGPLFVRIDRHGRIAPPMFRHGVPIGDPAGRLTAQAAAQVIERAAEVAGLEGQWSGHSLRRGFATAARKAGHDLVRIGRHGGWADGSKALLGYFEDSDRWEDNPVAGTGL; from the coding sequence ATGAGCCAGAGTTCGGAGATCGCTGTACGCCGCAACGACCCCGCCGAGACCCTCGACAACACCACCCCGCCACTGTCGGGCGCCGCACGCGAGGCCCTCGCCGCCGGCACCGCGGACTCCACCCGCCGCGCCTACTCCTCGGACTGGTCGGAGTTCACCACCTGGTGCGCCACGAACGGCCGGCCCCCACTGCCCGCGTCCCCGGAGACAGTCGTCGAGTACGTCGCCGCACTCACGACCACACCGCGCCCGCGTACCGGCCGCCCGTACTCGCCGAGCTCCATCGAGCGGGCCATCGCCGCGATCCGCACCGCGCACACCGCAGCGGACGTCGCACCCCCGTCGACCAAGGGCGCCCGCATCATCCTGCGCGGCTACCGCGACCGGCTCGCCCGCGCCAAGGACCCGGCCGCCAAGACCCGCAAGGCGCAGCCGGCCGTGCCGACCGCACTCCGCGCGATGCTCGACACCCTCGACCGCGACACCCTCCAGGGCAAGCGGGACGCGGCCCTGCTGCTCCTCGGCTTCGCCACGGCCGCCCGCGTCTCCGAGCTGGTCGCCCTCGACCTGGCCGACGTCCCCGAGACGGACAACGGCATCGAAGCCTCCGTGTACCGGCGGAAGGTGAAGGCATTCAGCGACACCGCCGTGCCGTTCGGCAGCAACCCGAGCACCTGCCCCGTCCGCGCCGTGCGTGCCCTGCGGGAGGCCCTCGCGGAAGCGGGCCGGACCGAGGGCCCCCTGTTCGTACGGATCGACCGGCACGGCCGGATCGCCCCGCCGATGTTCCGCCACGGCGTACCGATCGGGGACCCGGCCGGGCGCCTCACCGCGCAGGCCGCGGCGCAGGTCATCGAGCGAGCCGCGGAGGTCGCGGGGCTGGAAGGCCAGTGGTCCGGGCACAGCCTGCGCCGCGGGTTCGCCACGGCCGCACGTAAGGCCGGGCACGACCTGGTGCGGATCGGCCGGCACGGGGGATGGGCCGACGGATCGAAGGCGCTGCTCGGCTACTTCGAGGACAGTGACCGGTGGGAGGACAACCCCGTCGCCGGAACCGGCCTGTAG
- a CDS encoding helix-turn-helix domain-containing protein translates to MTATHPRHKASAVLWLAAGKSQRAAAEAAGVSPSTVRQWVTDPVFVAEVESTRVVYSQKPQDGRALVEHLAEVEARLAPQGPERLRDGSVRVPVAVPAGASPRQQERAVARAIARGLRVAREAES, encoded by the coding sequence ATGACTGCAACTCACCCCAGGCACAAGGCGTCCGCTGTTCTGTGGCTCGCGGCAGGGAAGTCTCAGCGGGCCGCGGCCGAGGCGGCCGGAGTTTCGCCGAGCACGGTCCGGCAGTGGGTCACGGACCCCGTGTTCGTCGCGGAGGTCGAGTCGACCAGGGTCGTGTACTCGCAGAAGCCGCAGGACGGGCGGGCGTTGGTCGAGCACCTCGCCGAGGTGGAGGCGCGACTCGCCCCGCAGGGTCCGGAGCGGCTGCGTGACGGGAGTGTCCGCGTGCCGGTGGCGGTCCCGGCGGGCGCGTCGCCTCGGCAGCAGGAGCGTGCGGTTGCTCGGGCGATTGCCCGAGGTCTCCGCGTGGCGCGGGAGGCGGAGTCGTGA
- a CDS encoding helix-turn-helix transcriptional regulator, protein MARHFSGCRLRAARRAAGLTAEQVASAVGRTPWTVWKWECGAAAPGIHTADLLADVVGVALPDLLADDRQAVSA, encoded by the coding sequence ATGGCACGTCACTTCAGCGGGTGCCGCCTACGCGCAGCCCGCCGCGCCGCCGGCCTCACCGCCGAGCAAGTCGCATCCGCAGTCGGCCGTACCCCGTGGACCGTGTGGAAGTGGGAGTGCGGCGCTGCTGCGCCCGGCATCCACACCGCCGATCTCCTCGCCGACGTGGTGGGCGTAGCGCTCCCCGATCTCCTCGCCGATGACCGCCAGGCGGTGAGCGCCTGA
- a CDS encoding helix-turn-helix domain-containing protein has translation MASTTSPRWPALPAGFGVLLRNARIDAGLSRDALAAVTQSSKGLVQALEDAMRPPSATMAVRISEALQLDAWEAAVLQSAAVDDAALHSRRGVRHTRPRRRVNTSAQ, from the coding sequence ATGGCATCCACCACCTCGCCCCGCTGGCCGGCCCTCCCGGCGGGCTTCGGCGTCCTGCTGCGCAACGCACGCATCGACGCGGGCCTCTCCCGGGACGCGCTCGCCGCAGTCACCCAGTCCTCGAAGGGGCTCGTCCAAGCTCTCGAAGACGCGATGCGGCCACCGTCCGCGACCATGGCCGTGCGGATCTCCGAGGCGCTGCAACTCGACGCGTGGGAGGCCGCGGTCCTACAGTCGGCGGCCGTTGACGACGCGGCGCTCCACAGCCGGCGCGGCGTCCGCCACACACGCCCGAGGCGGCGCGTCAACACGTCTGCGCAGTAG
- a CDS encoding DUF6907 domain-containing protein: protein MTGARTVTLATADRGDVTLPEPAWCSGHTHHDPLTLAADLVHSGPETSLAFRNTELFAAGLVQHPRAAIDATPELGSRATGVSVYPLGETLGPITLYELAAALDGYADRLRDLADQLAALTRNTG from the coding sequence ATGACCGGGGCGCGCACCGTCACCCTGGCCACCGCCGACCGCGGCGACGTGACCCTTCCCGAGCCCGCATGGTGCTCCGGACACACGCATCACGACCCGCTCACCCTGGCCGCCGACCTGGTCCACTCCGGCCCGGAGACCAGCCTCGCCTTCCGGAACACGGAGCTGTTCGCCGCGGGCTTGGTCCAGCATCCGCGGGCCGCTATCGACGCCACCCCTGAGCTCGGTAGCCGCGCGACCGGCGTCTCCGTCTACCCGCTCGGCGAGACCCTCGGCCCGATCACCCTCTACGAACTCGCCGCAGCCCTCGACGGCTACGCCGACCGGCTCCGCGACCTCGCCGACCAACTCGCCGCGCTCACCCGGAACACCGGGTGA
- a CDS encoding Twin-arginine translocation pathway signal, with amino-acid sequence MTPQTGQMGRNDALRAARLRAGWRTVGQAAEQLTAHGQRLLDDVHFTVSARTWRRWESDRPGWPSEETAIVLHDALSRWPEDLGFTTPPGWIRPEHHEEADVKRRAFVSVTAAALVAGPVAPQHVDPALIDYFQQQLEGHYRADMFLGPHDLIGTVSAQYQLIDKLVRSAKGETRRGLLRVGAAYAALVGWLYQDAGDMDGAHFWRGVTQEIAMRSRDPHLIGYSLVNQAQVRTDLGDGHAVVDLCEAALDDAGRLVPKVRIMALQQQAHGASLTGDRGAVDLLIDQADGLLGRVDDDLPWGNACRRTPGYLEIQRATCYGRLGLGVEAVSLWEQVLDIVPETARRDRGVYLARHATAAAGAGQPDQAVEIARAVADIAVETRSARMRRELVTLQRAMRPWQDAPVGQDLAEVLAPVTEGS; translated from the coding sequence ATGACACCTCAGACTGGGCAGATGGGCCGCAACGACGCGCTGAGAGCCGCACGGCTCCGCGCAGGCTGGCGCACCGTAGGACAAGCCGCGGAGCAGCTCACCGCGCACGGGCAACGCCTCCTCGACGACGTCCACTTCACGGTGTCCGCCCGCACCTGGCGCCGGTGGGAAAGCGACCGCCCGGGCTGGCCCTCCGAAGAGACCGCGATCGTCCTCCACGACGCGCTCTCCCGCTGGCCCGAAGACCTCGGATTCACCACCCCGCCCGGATGGATCCGCCCCGAGCACCACGAAGAGGCCGATGTGAAGCGCCGCGCGTTCGTGTCCGTCACCGCCGCGGCACTCGTCGCCGGCCCCGTCGCCCCGCAACACGTCGACCCCGCCCTGATCGACTACTTCCAACAGCAGCTCGAAGGCCACTACCGGGCGGACATGTTCCTCGGACCGCACGACCTGATCGGCACGGTGTCCGCGCAGTACCAGCTCATCGACAAACTCGTGCGCTCGGCGAAGGGCGAGACCCGCCGCGGCCTGCTTCGCGTCGGCGCCGCCTACGCCGCACTCGTGGGCTGGCTGTACCAGGACGCCGGCGACATGGACGGGGCGCACTTCTGGCGCGGCGTCACGCAGGAGATAGCGATGCGCTCCCGCGACCCGCACCTGATCGGCTACAGCCTCGTCAACCAGGCGCAGGTGCGCACCGACCTCGGGGACGGGCACGCGGTCGTCGACCTGTGCGAGGCCGCGCTCGACGACGCGGGCCGTCTCGTGCCGAAGGTGCGGATCATGGCGCTTCAGCAGCAGGCGCACGGAGCCAGCCTCACCGGGGACCGGGGCGCGGTCGACCTACTCATCGACCAGGCGGACGGACTCCTCGGCAGGGTCGACGACGATCTGCCGTGGGGCAATGCCTGTCGGCGGACGCCCGGTTACCTGGAGATCCAGCGGGCGACTTGTTACGGCCGGCTCGGGCTCGGCGTTGAGGCGGTGTCCCTGTGGGAGCAGGTCCTCGACATCGTCCCGGAGACCGCGCGCAGGGACCGCGGCGTGTACCTGGCGCGGCACGCCACAGCAGCGGCAGGAGCGGGCCAGCCGGACCAGGCGGTAGAGATTGCCCGCGCGGTCGCGGACATCGCGGTAGAGACCCGCTCAGCGCGTATGCGCCGGGAGTTGGTGACCCTTCAGCGGGCGATGCGGCCGTGGCAGGATGCCCCGGTCGGCCAGGACCTCGCGGAGGTTCTGGCGCCTGTGACCGAGGGGAGCTGA
- a CDS encoding DUF4429 domain-containing protein, which yields MIEVKGHTGQVVFDGEYVTITRKGFNARMTVGKGEKRIHVSQISGVQWKPAGMMVNGFIQLTVPGGNERRSAFGSQTTNAVKDENSVVFTKKQMPEFEKVRTEIEAAIAAHHAPQAQAAAAGSVADELAKLGALREQGLLSPEEFEQQKARLLGG from the coding sequence ATGATCGAGGTCAAGGGCCACACCGGGCAGGTGGTGTTCGATGGCGAGTACGTCACGATCACCCGCAAGGGCTTCAACGCCCGGATGACGGTGGGCAAGGGCGAGAAGCGCATCCACGTGTCGCAGATCAGCGGCGTGCAGTGGAAGCCAGCCGGGATGATGGTGAACGGCTTCATCCAGCTCACCGTCCCCGGGGGCAACGAGCGGCGCTCCGCGTTCGGCAGCCAGACCACGAACGCGGTGAAGGATGAGAACTCGGTCGTCTTCACGAAGAAGCAGATGCCGGAGTTCGAGAAGGTGCGGACCGAGATCGAGGCCGCCATCGCTGCGCACCACGCACCCCAGGCACAGGCTGCCGCAGCGGGCTCGGTGGCCGATGAGCTGGCCAAGCTGGGGGCGCTGCGCGAGCAGGGCCTGTTGAGCCCGGAAGAGTTCGAGCAGCAGAAGGCCCGGCTCCTGGGCGGCTGA
- a CDS encoding 4a-hydroxytetrahydrobiopterin dehydratase, whose amino-acid sequence MAEGPVPLTEDEIVIALDGMPGWRREGDEITRTYGIRYHGGVAMIVHVADVERLIGHHADIDLRWDRLRFGITTHDAGHKLTAADFDLARRIDDIAAAHDAEPVDA is encoded by the coding sequence GTGGCTGAGGGACCGGTGCCGCTGACCGAGGACGAGATCGTGATCGCGCTGGACGGGATGCCGGGGTGGCGGCGCGAGGGTGACGAGATCACTCGAACGTACGGGATCCGCTATCACGGTGGGGTCGCGATGATCGTGCACGTGGCGGATGTTGAGCGGTTGATCGGGCATCACGCGGACATCGATCTGCGGTGGGATCGGCTGCGGTTCGGGATCACGACGCACGACGCGGGCCACAAGCTGACGGCCGCTGACTTCGACCTGGCGCGCCGTATCGACGACATCGCCGCGGCGCACGACGCCGAGCCTGTCGACGCCTGA
- a CDS encoding helix-turn-helix transcriptional regulator: MAATVAEQIRSRLRIRVDLPPPDERRGLREEAGLSQQELADIVGATRQAVGHWETGAREPRGELLARYVEAIRTLREVA; this comes from the coding sequence ATGGCCGCAACAGTAGCGGAGCAAATCCGCTCTCGGCTGCGCATCCGCGTCGACCTGCCGCCCCCGGACGAACGCCGAGGACTCAGGGAAGAAGCCGGACTGTCGCAGCAGGAACTCGCCGACATCGTGGGCGCCACGCGTCAGGCAGTAGGGCATTGGGAGACCGGCGCCCGTGAGCCCCGCGGGGAGCTGCTCGCCCGTTACGTCGAGGCGATCCGCACCCTCAGGGAAGTGGCGTGA
- a CDS encoding recombinase family protein, with protein MKTEPAAGARRRVVIYARISDDREGRRYGVRRQERDCRKLAEELDVDVVEVLIENDISAYSGKRRPKYDRMLKMLRSGEADGVLALTSRRLQRRYREAFDFLDLVEERSLLVATVKGGTYDLTTADGRREARRKAVDDQHEAEEIAERVRDAKQDSLREGTYRGGPRPFGYESDGVTPRSLECLACTAATDFVITRTDTETGDDFAVAAHCGACGGPAHIVEGSEAWLVDKAIDSVIAGESLGSIVRRWTADKVLTVPRRKRLEDGTRTEPTGRGWKHTELRRVLLRPRNAGLMDHRGEIVGKAAWPPLTTEEKWRAAKTILEQPERRTSFGNARKWLGSGLYVCGALVGRYTAPDGRVFLFSGYAEDDDALPLYVAADGPDGQQWTPRELEAEFGKLKAAEVVPVPEGRRGCRETMRCSTSGRSSGATKIAYRCRAAVHVTRTAELLDGYVEALVVERLSRPDAVSLFVPSPKVGESTEQLALRANTLRVKLDQYSADYADDLITRKQMLDGTARTRSKLTEIEGEMSRRATVPLLARLPIGTPGFEQAWEAYTLERKRAIIDALMTVTVLPSRRGRPKGFKPGTGAVYFDPSAVRIEWKAPR; from the coding sequence ATGAAGACCGAGCCTGCCGCCGGTGCCCGGCGCCGCGTCGTGATCTACGCCCGTATCTCAGACGACCGCGAAGGCCGCCGCTACGGGGTACGGCGCCAGGAACGCGACTGCCGAAAGCTCGCCGAGGAACTGGACGTTGACGTCGTCGAGGTCCTGATCGAGAACGACATCAGCGCCTACTCAGGCAAGCGGCGCCCCAAGTACGACCGCATGCTCAAGATGCTCCGCAGCGGCGAGGCGGACGGCGTCCTTGCACTCACCTCACGCCGCCTCCAGCGCCGCTACCGCGAGGCCTTCGACTTCCTCGACCTCGTCGAGGAGAGAAGCCTCCTCGTAGCCACCGTCAAGGGCGGCACCTACGACCTCACCACCGCCGACGGCCGGCGCGAGGCCCGGCGGAAAGCCGTCGACGACCAGCACGAGGCCGAGGAGATCGCCGAGCGGGTCCGCGACGCGAAGCAGGACAGCCTCCGGGAAGGCACCTACCGCGGCGGCCCCCGCCCGTTCGGCTACGAGAGCGACGGCGTAACCCCCCGCTCCCTGGAATGCCTCGCGTGCACCGCGGCCACGGACTTCGTCATCACGCGCACGGACACCGAGACCGGGGACGACTTCGCCGTCGCGGCCCACTGCGGCGCGTGCGGCGGCCCGGCCCACATCGTCGAAGGCTCCGAGGCCTGGCTCGTCGACAAGGCCATCGACTCCGTCATCGCCGGTGAATCCCTCGGCTCCATCGTCCGCCGGTGGACAGCTGACAAGGTGCTCACCGTGCCCCGCAGGAAGCGGCTGGAGGACGGCACCCGGACCGAGCCGACCGGACGCGGCTGGAAGCACACGGAGCTACGCCGCGTGCTGCTGCGGCCCCGGAACGCCGGCCTGATGGACCACCGCGGCGAGATCGTCGGGAAGGCGGCGTGGCCGCCGTTGACGACAGAGGAGAAGTGGCGGGCAGCGAAGACGATCCTGGAGCAGCCGGAGCGCCGCACGTCGTTCGGGAACGCTCGTAAGTGGCTGGGGTCCGGCCTCTATGTGTGCGGGGCCCTCGTGGGGCGGTACACGGCCCCTGACGGCCGCGTGTTCCTGTTCTCCGGGTACGCCGAGGACGACGACGCGCTGCCCCTGTACGTGGCCGCTGACGGCCCCGACGGGCAACAGTGGACACCCAGGGAGCTGGAGGCGGAGTTCGGGAAGCTGAAGGCCGCCGAGGTCGTCCCCGTCCCGGAAGGGCGGCGAGGATGCCGCGAGACGATGCGCTGCTCAACCTCCGGGCGGAGTAGCGGAGCCACCAAAATTGCCTACCGGTGCCGGGCTGCGGTGCACGTGACGCGAACCGCGGAGCTGCTCGACGGGTACGTGGAGGCACTCGTCGTCGAGCGGCTGAGCCGTCCGGACGCGGTGAGCCTGTTCGTGCCGAGCCCGAAGGTGGGGGAGTCCACGGAGCAGCTGGCGCTCCGGGCCAACACCCTGCGCGTGAAGCTGGACCAGTACAGCGCCGACTACGCCGACGACCTGATCACCCGGAAGCAGATGCTCGACGGCACCGCGCGCACGCGGTCCAAGCTCACGGAGATCGAGGGGGAGATGTCTCGCCGTGCCACGGTGCCGCTCCTCGCGCGGCTGCCCATCGGTACGCCGGGGTTCGAGCAGGCGTGGGAGGCGTACACGCTGGAGCGGAAGCGGGCGATCATCGACGCCCTCATGACGGTGACGGTGCTGCCGTCGCGCCGGGGCCGGCCGAAGGGCTTCAAGCCGGGGACGGGGGCTGTCTACTTTGACCCGAGCGCGGTGCGCATCGAGTGGAAGGCGCCCCGGTAG
- the dnaB gene encoding replicative DNA helicase has protein sequence MPRLPPRRAQEQDRMTDDQPDMERVPPRDRASEQSVLGAMQLSKDAIADVIDSLRSPADFYFANHQTIYRTILDLYGRNEPADPVTLGRELAKTGDLERVGGASYLHQLIQQVPSATSAEHYAGIVRDLAEFRSIGSAGVQITELGYRAHGDIDQAKESAAAALEGALTTSEESQGAYIGDTLGEYLDALEGRRNNGEITGVPTGFSDLDLLTNGLHPGQMVIVAGRPAMGKSTLALDFARACSIKHGRPSAFFSLEMGLTELQDRTLSAESRVALHHLRSGNVTDDDWARIAQRMSDVSAAPLFIDDTHGQTLSSIKAKCRRRQQREGLDLVVIDYLQLLGAGTSRRHENRQQEVSELSRGIKLLAKELHVPVVVLAQLNRGSEQRQDKKPQLSDLRESGSLEQDADMVILVHREDAYDKESPRSGEADLMVVKHRNGPLATLTVAAQLHYSRFVDMAQT, from the coding sequence ATGCCCCGACTGCCACCCCGACGCGCGCAGGAGCAAGACCGCATGACCGATGACCAGCCCGACATGGAACGGGTTCCACCACGCGACCGAGCGTCGGAACAGTCCGTCCTCGGCGCCATGCAGCTGTCGAAGGACGCCATCGCCGACGTCATCGACAGCCTCCGCTCGCCGGCCGACTTCTACTTCGCCAACCACCAGACGATCTACCGGACGATCCTCGACCTCTACGGCCGCAACGAACCCGCCGACCCCGTGACCCTCGGCAGGGAACTCGCCAAGACCGGAGACCTTGAGCGCGTCGGCGGCGCCTCCTACCTCCACCAACTCATCCAGCAGGTGCCATCCGCGACCAGCGCCGAGCACTACGCCGGCATCGTCCGCGATCTCGCCGAGTTCCGCAGCATCGGCAGCGCTGGGGTCCAGATCACAGAGCTGGGCTACCGGGCACACGGTGACATCGACCAGGCCAAGGAGTCGGCCGCCGCCGCTCTCGAAGGCGCCTTGACCACGAGCGAGGAGTCACAGGGCGCGTACATCGGCGACACCCTGGGCGAGTACCTCGACGCCCTGGAAGGCCGCCGCAACAACGGGGAGATCACCGGCGTACCGACCGGCTTCTCCGACCTCGACCTGCTGACGAACGGTCTCCACCCCGGGCAGATGGTCATCGTCGCGGGCCGCCCCGCCATGGGGAAGTCGACGCTGGCCCTCGACTTCGCCCGCGCCTGCTCCATCAAGCACGGCCGGCCGTCCGCCTTCTTCTCCCTGGAGATGGGCCTGACCGAACTCCAAGACCGGACGCTGTCCGCTGAGTCGCGGGTAGCCCTCCACCACCTCCGGTCTGGGAACGTCACCGACGACGACTGGGCACGGATCGCCCAGCGCATGTCCGACGTCTCCGCCGCACCCTTGTTCATCGACGACACCCACGGCCAGACCCTGTCGTCGATCAAGGCCAAGTGCCGCCGGAGGCAGCAGCGTGAAGGCCTCGACCTGGTGGTCATCGACTACCTCCAGCTCCTCGGCGCGGGCACCTCCCGCAGGCACGAGAACCGACAGCAGGAAGTGTCGGAACTGAGCCGTGGGATCAAGCTCCTCGCCAAGGAACTGCACGTCCCGGTCGTGGTCCTGGCCCAGCTGAATCGCGGGTCGGAGCAGCGGCAGGACAAGAAGCCTCAGCTCTCGGACCTCCGGGAGTCCGGCTCCCTGGAGCAGGACGCCGACATGGTGATCCTCGTGCACCGCGAGGACGCGTACGACAAGGAATCACCGCGCTCGGGCGAGGCGGACCTCATGGTCGTCAAGCACCGCAACGGGCCACTGGCCACGCTCACGGTGGCGGCCCAACTGCACTATTCCCGGTTCGTCGACATGGCACAGACGTGA
- a CDS encoding DUF6415 family natural product biosynthesis protein yields the protein MDVETMRATVRRLLSASAPPEAAELETLTQLLRGHIAVLIPEVQAAADAMPEDDIPRYCALACIGEAHRKVGIDAGPGLPNQLAHARRLARVVNALVDHHESLG from the coding sequence GTGGACGTCGAGACCATGCGTGCGACGGTGCGCCGGCTGCTGTCCGCGAGCGCGCCACCCGAGGCCGCGGAGCTGGAGACGCTCACGCAGTTACTGCGTGGCCACATCGCGGTGTTGATCCCTGAGGTGCAGGCCGCGGCCGACGCGATGCCCGAGGACGACATCCCCCGCTACTGCGCCCTCGCCTGCATCGGTGAGGCGCACCGGAAGGTGGGCATCGACGCGGGCCCGGGTCTGCCCAACCAGCTGGCTCACGCCCGCCGTCTGGCCCGTGTGGTCAACGCTCTGGTCGACCACCATGAGAGCCTCGGCTGA